A section of the Carya illinoinensis cultivar Pawnee chromosome 12, C.illinoinensisPawnee_v1, whole genome shotgun sequence genome encodes:
- the LOC122289625 gene encoding regulator of nonsense transcripts 1 homolog isoform X1, which produces MDSQPNNLFETASQPDTANDAYTFLEFNTQGEDFDYPEFRDPIRSPVVSWPTPSDSLSDPNERCGGGGPGSDPHLDASPVSAAPGGATKTRVGGSGSSSSGGHNNNNNNNNTHNNSSNQVVEVLAAGMGGLNFEETGDDDSYEYGKENFTEHACRYCGVSNPACVVRCNVPSCRKWFCNSRGNTSGSHIVNHLVRAKHKEVCLHKDSPLGETILECYNCGCRNVFLLGFISAKTESVVVLLCREPCLSVNALKDMNWDLSQWCPLIDDRCFLQWLVKIPSEQEQLRARQISAQQINKVEELWKTNPDASLEDLEKPGVDDEPQHVALKYEDAYQYQNVFAPLIKLEADYDKMMKESQSKDNVTIRWDIGLNKKRIAYFVFPKEDNELRLVPGDELRLRYSGDAAHPAWQSVGHVIKLTAQEEVALELRASQGVPVDLNHGFSVDFVWKSTSFDRMQGAMKTFAVDETSVSGYIYHHLLGHEVEVQMVRNTLPKRFGAPGLPELNASQVFAVKSVLQKPISLIQGPPGTGKTVTSAAIVYHMAKQGQGQVLVCAPSNVAVDQLAEKISATGLKVVRLCAKSREAVSSPVEHLTLHYQVRHLDTSEKSELHKLQLLKDEQGELSSSDEKKYKALKRATEREISQSADVICCTCVGAGDPRLSNFRFRQVLIDESTQATEPECLIPLVLGAKQVVLVGDHCQLGPVIMCKKAARAGLAQSLFERLVLLGVKPIRLQVQYRMHPSLSEFPSNSFYEGTLQNGVTVNERQSTGIDFPWPVPNRPMLFYVQMGQEEISASGTSYLNRTEAANVEKIVTTFLRSGVVPSQIGVITPYEGQRAYIVNYMSRNGALRQQLYKEIEVASVDSFQGREKDYIILSCVRSNEHQGIGFLNDPRRLNVALTRARYGIVILGNPKVLSKQPLWNGLLTHYKEHECLVEGPLNNLKQSMVQFQKPKKIYNDRRLFFSGGPGVVPNDTFGSVASPGQNADRRSSRGRGTFISPGPPNGTHKPGVHPAGYPMPRVPLPPFHGGPPSQPYAIPTRGAVHGPVGAVPHIPPPGSRGFGAGRGNAGAAIGSHLPHHQGTQQAIGNIGSTFNFPALENPNSQPSVGGPLSQPGFVNNMPVQGSSQTFRDGFSMAGLSQDFLGDDFKSQGSHVPYNVTDFSTQASQGGYAVDYVTQGAQGGFPGNFLNQNSQAGYSRFGTGNDFMSQDYMSHGSQGLFTQVGFSDPSQDDASQSHFSVANTNPLQSQGLMNSLYSQPFGHYNTQPPLNLQAPQQQPQSGQGSSQTHKIQYNG; this is translated from the exons ATGGATTCTCAGCCGAACAATCTATTTGAAACAGCATCGCAGCCCGACACGGCCAACGACGCCTATACCTTCCTGGAATTCAACACCCAGGGAGAGGACTTCGACTACCCCGAGTTCCGCGACCCGATCCGCTCCCCGGTGGTCTCCTGGCCCACGCCATCCGATTCCCTTTCCGACCCGAATGAAAGATGCGGTGGCGGCGGCCCTGGGTCGGATCCCCACTTGGACGCCTCGCCTGTATCCGCTGCCCCGGGCGGTGCGACCAAGACCCGGGTAGGTGGCTCGGGCAGTAGCAGTAGCGGCGGGcataataacaataacaataacaataatacTCATAATAATAGCAGTAACCAGGTTGTGGAAGTCTTAGCGGCTGGGATGGGAGGTTTGAACTTCGAGGAGACCGGAGATGACGATAGTTACGAGTACGGGAAGGAGAATTTTACGGAGCACGCATGCCGGTACTGTGGTGTGTCGAACCCAGCCTGTGTGGTGCGCTGCAATGTCCCGTCTTGTCGTAAGTGGTTCTGCAATTCCAGGGGGAATACGTCGGGCTCGCATATCGTCAATCACCTG GTTCGAGCAAAGCACAAGGAAGTTTGTCTTCATAAAGACAGTCCTTTGGGAGAAACAATCCTTGAATGCTACAATTGTGGTTGTCGCAATGTGTTCCTGCTTGGATTTATTTCAGCAAAGACAGAGAGTGTAGTGGTTCTTCTTTGTAGAGAACCTTGTTTAAGTGTTAATGCATTGAAGGACATGAATTGGGACCTGAGTCAGTGGTGTCCCCTGATTGATGATCGTTGTTTTCTGCAATGGCTTGTCAAG ATCCCATCTGAACAGGAGCAGTTGAGGGCACGCCAGATCAGCGCTCAACAGATAAACAAGGTGGAAGAACTTTGGAAGACAAATCCTGATGCTTCCCTTGAGGATCTTGAAAAGCCCGGTGTGGATGATGAACCTCAGCATGTAGCCTTGAAGTATGAAGATGCATATCAG TATCAAAATGTATTTGCACCACTAATTAAGCTTGAAGCTGACTATGATAAA ATGATGAAAGAATCTCAAAGCAAGGACAACGTCACAATTCGGTGGGATATTGGTCTTAACAAGAAGCGAATTGcatattttgtttttccaaAG GAAGACAATGAGTTGCGCCTTGTACCGGGAGATGAGTTGCGGTTGCGTTATTCTGGAGATGCAGCTCACCCAGCATGGCAGTCAGTGGGGCATGTA aTCAAGCTGACCGCGCAAGAGGAGGTTGCGCTTGAACTCCGTGCTAGTCAG GGAGTCCCAGTTGATTTGAACCATGGTTTTAGTGTTGATTTTGTGTGGAAAAGTACAAGCTTTGATCGTATGCAGGGAGCAATGAAAACTTTTGCAGTGGATGAGACTAGTGTTAGTGG TTATATTTACCACCACTTGTTGGGACATGAAGTTGAAGTTCAAATGGTTAGGAATACATTGCCTAAACGCTTTGGTGCACCCGGTCTTCCAGAGCTTAATGCATCTCAA GTGTTTGCTGTAAAAAGTGTCCTTCAGAAACCTATAAGTTTGATTCAAGGTCCACCTGGCACAGGGAAAACTGTCACTTCTGCAGCGATTGTATATCACATGGCCAAACAAGGCCAAGGGCAG GTTTTGGTTTGTGCCCCCAGTAATGTGGCTGTAGACCAACTAGCTGAAAAGATAAGTGCCACTGGGTTAAAG GTTGTTAGGCTTTGTGCAAAATCAAGGGAAGCTGTGAGTTCTCCAGTTGAGCATTTAACTCTACACTATCAG GTTCGACATCTTGACACATCTGAGAAGAGTGAACTTCACAAGTTACAACTACTGAAAGATGAACAAG GAGAGCTGTCTAGCAGTGATGAGAAAAAGTATAAAGCACTGAAACGAGCAACAGAGAGGGAGATTTCTCAGAGCGCTGATGTCATTTGCTGCACATGCGTTGGTGCTGGAGATCCTCGATTGTCAAATTTTAGGTTTCGCCAG GTACTCATTGATGAATCTACTCAGGCAACAGAACCTGAATGTCTTATTCCTCTGGTTCTTGGGGCAAAGCAG GTTGTACTCGTTGGTGATCATTGCCAGCTTGGCCCAGTCATTATGTGCAAGAAAGCAGCTCGTGCTGGCTTAGCCCAGTCTCTTTTTGAACGTCTTGTTCTCCTTGGTGTCAAACCAATTAGATTGCAG gTTCAATACCGTATGCACCCATCTCTTTCGGAGTTTCCTTCTAACAGCTTCTATGAAGGCACACTACAGAATGGAGTAACTGTAAATGAAAGGCAATCAACAGGCATTGACTTTCCTTGGCCTGTGCCGAATCGTCCAATGCTTTTTTATGTCCAG ATGGGACAAGAGGAGATAAGTGCCAGCGGGACATCCTATTTAAATAGGACTGAGGCTGCTAATGTGGAAAAGATTGTAACTACTTTTTTAAGGAGTGGTGTGGTTCCTAGTCAG ATTGGGGTGATAACACCGTATGAGGGACAAAGAGCATATATTGTAAACTATATGTCAAGAAATGGTGCTCTCAGACAGCAACTTTACAAGGAGATAGAA GTCGCAAGCGTGGATTCGTTTCAGGGAAGGGAAAAAGACTACATTATCTTGTCGTGCGTGAGGAGTAATGAACATCAG GGAATTGGATTCCTTAATGATCCTCGTAGGCTCAATGTTGCTCTAACACGTGCTCGATATGGTATTGTCATTCTGGGGAATCCTAAAGTCCTGAGCAAACAGCCACTTTGGAATGGCTTATTGACCCACTACAAG GAGCATGAATGCTTGGTTGAAGGGCCTTTGAATAACTTGAAGCAGAGTATGGTTCAATTTCAGAAGCCCAAAAAG ATCTATAATGATAGGAGACTTTTCTTTAGTGGTGGACCTGGAGTTGTGCCTAACGATACTTTTGGTTCTGTTGCGTCACCTGGACAGAATGCTGATAGAAGAAGCAGTCGTGGTAGGG GTACTTTTATATCTCCTGGACCTCCTAATGGTACCCATAAGCCTGGGGTGCATCCTGCTGGGTATCCAATGCCTCGGGTTCCCCTTCCACCATTTCATGGTGGTCCACCTTCTCAACCATATGCTATTCCAACTCGTGGTGCCGTCCATGGGCCTGTGGGAGCAGTTCCTCACATCCCTCCACCAGGAAGTCGGGGCTTTGGAGCGGGCCGGGGAAATGCTGGTGCTGCTATTGGCAGTCATCTCCCACACCACCAAGGGACCCAGCAAGCTATCGGAAATATTGGCTCTACTTTCAACTTTCCAGCTCTGGAGAACCCAAACAGCCAGCCATCTGTTGGTGGTCCATTATCTCAACCTGGGTTTGTTAATAAT ATGCCAGTTCAAGGGTCAAGCCAAACATTTCGTGATGGATTTTCCATGGCTGGTTTGTCTCAG GATTTCTTGGGTGATGATTTCAAAAGCCAGGGATCCCATGTTCCTTATAATGTTACTGACTTCTCCACTCAG GCGTCTCAAGGTGGATATGCTGTTGATTATGTAACCCAGGGAGCACAAGGTGGGTTTCCTGGTAACTTTTTGAACCAGAATTCTCAAGCTGGATATTCTCGCTTTGGTACAGGGAATGATTTCATGTCTCAG GACTATATGTCTCATGGATCCCAAGGTCTATTTACTCAGGTTGGCTTCAGTGACCCCTCACAAGATGATGCATCGCAGAGCCACTTCAGCGTGGCAAATACCAACCCACTTCAGTCTCag GGCTTAATGAATTCTCTCTACTCTCAGCCTTTTGGCCACTACAACACGCAACCACCTCTGAACTTGCAGGCTCCACAACAACAGCCTCAGTCAGGTCAGGGCTCCTCTCAAACTCACAAAATCCAGTATAATGGTTGA